The Salmonella enterica subsp. houtenae serovar Houten genome has a segment encoding these proteins:
- the yebU gene encoding rRNA (cytosine-C(5)-)-methyltransferase RsmF, whose translation MGHRSATLNTRLRRTRAGAFYATLRACFFAGDTPVAQHAVYFPDAFLAQMREAMPSTLSFDEFISACQRPLRRSIRINTLKISVADFLALTAPYGWSLTPIPWCDEGFWIERDDEEALPLGSTAEHLSGLFYIQEASSMLPVAALFADDNHPQRVMDMAAAPGSKTTQIAARMGNHGAILANEFSASRVKVLHANISRCGIANTALTHFDGRVFGAALPEMFDAILLDAPCSGEGVVRKDPDALKNWSPESNHDIAATQRELLDSAFHALRPGGTLVYSTCTLNRQENEAVCLWLKETYADAVEFLPLDDLFPEADRALTPEGFLHVFPQIYDCEGFFVARLRKISSLPAQPAPTYKVGKFPFTPLKGREALHVTQAANAVGLLWDENLHLWQRDKEVWLFPAEIESLIGKVRFSRLGIKLAESHNKGYRWQHEATLALACPTHAHAFELSPQEAEEWYRGRDIYPQIPPAADDVLVTFQHQPLGLAKRIGSRIKNSYPRELVRDGKLFTGNN comes from the coding sequence ATGGGGCACCGCTCTGCCACGTTAAACACCAGGCTCCGGCGTACTCGCGCCGGAGCGTTTTATGCTACACTGCGCGCCTGTTTTTTTGCCGGCGATACACCTGTGGCTCAACACGCTGTCTATTTCCCTGACGCTTTTCTGGCGCAAATGCGTGAAGCAATGCCTTCCACGCTCTCTTTTGATGAATTTATTTCGGCCTGCCAACGTCCGTTGCGCCGCAGTATACGCATCAATACGCTTAAAATTTCCGTGGCCGATTTCCTTGCTCTCACCGCGCCCTACGGCTGGTCGCTCACGCCGATTCCGTGGTGTGACGAAGGATTCTGGATCGAGCGCGATGATGAAGAGGCATTGCCGCTTGGCAGTACCGCTGAGCATTTAAGCGGCCTGTTTTACATTCAGGAGGCCAGTTCGATGCTGCCGGTCGCGGCTCTGTTCGCCGATGATAATCATCCGCAGCGGGTCATGGATATGGCAGCGGCGCCTGGCTCCAAAACCACGCAGATCGCCGCCCGCATGGGGAACCACGGCGCCATTCTGGCCAACGAATTTTCGGCCAGCCGCGTCAAAGTTCTGCACGCTAATATCAGCCGATGTGGAATCGCCAATACCGCGCTGACGCATTTCGATGGTCGCGTATTTGGCGCTGCGTTACCGGAGATGTTTGACGCTATCCTACTGGATGCCCCCTGCTCTGGCGAAGGCGTAGTACGTAAAGATCCTGATGCGCTAAAAAACTGGTCGCCAGAAAGTAATCACGATATCGCGGCTACACAGCGGGAACTGCTCGACAGCGCCTTTCATGCTTTACGCCCCGGCGGCACGCTGGTCTACTCCACCTGCACGTTAAATCGCCAGGAAAACGAAGCGGTCTGCCTCTGGCTGAAAGAGACCTACGCCGACGCCGTTGAATTTTTGCCGCTGGATGATCTATTTCCTGAGGCTGACCGCGCCCTCACGCCGGAAGGCTTCTTGCACGTTTTCCCACAAATTTACGACTGCGAAGGGTTCTTTGTCGCACGTCTGCGTAAAATTTCATCCCTTCCCGCGCAGCCCGCGCCGACGTATAAAGTGGGAAAGTTTCCTTTTACCCCCCTTAAAGGCCGCGAAGCATTACACGTTACCCAGGCGGCCAACGCCGTCGGACTGCTATGGGATGAAAATCTCCATCTTTGGCAGCGTGATAAAGAGGTCTGGCTGTTCCCGGCAGAGATTGAGTCACTGATCGGAAAAGTCCGTTTTTCCCGTCTCGGCATTAAGCTGGCCGAAAGTCATAATAAAGGCTATCGCTGGCAACATGAGGCTACGCTGGCCCTTGCCTGTCCGACTCATGCTCACGCGTTCGAACTTTCTCCGCAAGAGGCGGAGGAGTGGTATCGCGGTCGCGATATTTATCCGCAAATCCCTCCTGCCGCTGATGATGTACTGGTGACGTTCCAGCATCAGCCGCTTGGCCTGGCAAAACGTATCGGCTCCAGAATAAAGAACAGCTACCCGCGTGAACTGGTACGGGATGGCAAACTCTTTACCGGTAATAACTAA
- a CDS encoding membrane protein, whose protein sequence is MPPLKKFVLPLILGMIVATASTPAMALVCLASHPAKECAEACGVVMWFMFPICL, encoded by the coding sequence ATGCCGCCTTTAAAAAAATTTGTGCTGCCCCTGATTTTGGGGATGATAGTAGCCACAGCGTCGACACCCGCAATGGCGCTGGTTTGTCTTGCAAGTCACCCAGCTAAAGAGTGCGCTGAAGCCTGTGGTGTCGTTATGTGGTTTATGTTCCCGATATGTCTTTAA
- the SBOV18761 gene encoding mce-related protein, translating to MSQETPASKTEAQIKTKRRISPFWLLPLIALMIAGWLVWDSYQDRGNSVTIDFMSADGIVPGRTPVRYQGVEVGTVEDVSLSKDLRKIEVRVSIKSDMEDALREETQFWLVTPKASLAGVSGLDALVGGNYIGMMPGKGKPRDHFVALDTQPKYRLSNGDLMIHLHAPDLGSLNSGSLVYFRKIPVGRVYDYSINPNKQGVTIDVLIERRFTDLVKKGSRFWNVSGVDADLSLSGAKVKLESLAALVNGAIAFDSPDNSKPAAQDDTFGLYKDLAHSQRGVIVKLELPSGDGLKAESTPLMYQGLEVGELSKLTLNPGGKVTGEMTVDPSVVPLMRENTRIELRNPRLSLSDANISSLLTGKTFELVPGDGEPRSEFVVVPGEKALLHEANALTLTLTAPESYGIEPGQPLILHGVKIGQVIERNLSSKGVSFTVAIEPQHRDLVQGDSKFVVNSRVDVKVGLDGVEFLGASASEWIDGGIRILPGTGGKMKSTYPLYANLEKALENSLSDLPTTTLTLTAETLPDVQAGSVVLYRKFEVGEVITVRPRANTFDIDLHIKPEYRHLLTSNSVFWAEGGAKVQLNGSGLTVQASPLSRALKGAISFDNLSGASASRRKGDKRILYASETSARAVGGQITLHAFDAGKLAEGMPIRYLGIDIGQIQTLQLITARNEVQAKAVLYPEYVQTFARAGTRFSVITPQISAAGVEHLDTILQPYINVEPGRGAARRDFELQEATITDSRYLDGLSIVVEAPEAGSLNIGTPVLFRGIEVGTVTGMSLGSLSDRVMITLRISKRYQHLVRNNSVFWLASGYSLDFGLTGGVVKTGTFNQFIRGGIAFATPPGTPLAPKAQAGKHFLLQESEPKEWREWGTALPR from the coding sequence ATGAGTCAGGAAACGCCCGCTTCGAAGACTGAAGCGCAAATTAAAACCAAACGCCGTATTTCACCTTTCTGGCTGCTACCGCTTATCGCGCTAATGATCGCAGGGTGGTTAGTATGGGATAGCTACCAGGATCGCGGCAATAGCGTGACTATCGATTTTATGTCGGCGGACGGTATCGTACCGGGCCGTACTCCCGTTCGTTATCAGGGGGTGGAAGTCGGCACCGTGGAAGATGTCAGCCTGAGCAAAGATCTGCGCAAAATTGAAGTTCGCGTTAGCATCAAATCAGATATGGAGGATGCGTTGCGCGAAGAGACGCAATTCTGGCTGGTGACGCCCAAAGCCTCGCTGGCGGGCGTTTCCGGCCTGGATGCGTTGGTCGGCGGGAATTACATCGGTATGATGCCAGGTAAGGGTAAGCCCAGAGATCATTTCGTCGCCCTGGATACACAGCCTAAATACCGGCTTAGCAACGGCGATCTGATGATTCATCTCCATGCGCCGGATCTCGGTTCGCTTAATAGCGGTTCACTGGTCTATTTCCGTAAAATTCCTGTCGGACGGGTGTATGACTATTCGATTAACCCTAACAAACAGGGCGTTACGATTGACGTTCTGATTGAGCGACGGTTTACCGATCTGGTGAAGAAAGGCAGCCGTTTCTGGAATGTCTCCGGCGTTGACGCCGATCTGAGCCTGAGCGGCGCGAAAGTGAAACTGGAAAGCCTTGCGGCCCTGGTCAATGGTGCGATTGCGTTTGACTCGCCGGACAATTCCAAACCCGCCGCCCAGGATGACACGTTCGGCTTATATAAAGATTTAGCCCACAGCCAACGAGGGGTAATAGTTAAACTTGAGCTGCCCAGCGGAGACGGTCTGAAAGCGGAATCTACGCCGCTGATGTACCAGGGGCTGGAGGTGGGAGAGCTTTCTAAACTGACGCTCAACCCTGGCGGTAAAGTCACCGGAGAGATGACCGTCGATCCCAGCGTTGTTCCGCTGATGCGGGAAAATACGCGTATTGAGTTACGTAATCCCAGACTGTCGCTAAGCGATGCGAATATCAGTTCGTTGTTAACCGGAAAAACCTTCGAACTGGTGCCGGGCGACGGCGAACCGCGCAGTGAATTTGTGGTGGTGCCGGGTGAAAAAGCTCTGCTGCATGAGGCGAATGCCTTAACCCTGACACTGACGGCCCCGGAAAGTTACGGCATCGAACCGGGCCAGCCGTTAATTTTACATGGTGTAAAAATTGGCCAGGTCATTGAGCGCAACTTATCCAGTAAAGGCGTGTCATTCACCGTCGCGATTGAACCACAGCACCGGGATTTGGTACAGGGCGACAGTAAATTTGTGGTCAACAGCCGGGTGGATGTCAAAGTCGGTCTTGACGGCGTAGAGTTCCTCGGCGCCAGCGCCAGCGAGTGGATTGACGGCGGGATTCGCATTTTGCCAGGGACGGGGGGAAAGATGAAATCCACCTACCCGCTCTATGCTAACCTGGAAAAAGCGCTGGAGAATAGCCTCAGCGACTTACCCACTACCACCCTGACGCTGACTGCCGAAACGTTGCCGGATGTCCAGGCAGGCTCCGTCGTGCTGTATCGAAAATTTGAAGTAGGCGAAGTCATCACCGTCCGCCCACGCGCCAATACCTTTGACATCGACCTGCATATTAAGCCGGAATATCGCCACCTGTTAACCAGCAATAGCGTGTTCTGGGCGGAAGGCGGCGCGAAGGTGCAACTTAACGGCAGCGGCCTGACGGTACAGGCCTCTCCGCTCTCCCGCGCGCTGAAAGGCGCCATTAGTTTTGATAATCTGAGCGGCGCCAGCGCCAGTCGGCGCAAAGGCGATAAACGCATTCTTTATGCTTCAGAAACTTCCGCCCGCGCGGTAGGCGGACAAATTACGCTGCACGCATTCGATGCCGGAAAACTGGCGGAGGGAATGCCGATTCGTTATCTCGGTATTGATATTGGCCAGATCCAGACGCTGCAATTAATTACTGCGCGTAATGAAGTGCAGGCGAAAGCCGTGCTTTACCCGGAGTACGTACAGACGTTTGCCCGCGCCGGGACACGTTTTTCCGTGATTACGCCACAAATTTCCGCGGCGGGCGTCGAGCATCTGGATACAATACTCCAGCCCTATATTAACGTTGAGCCAGGACGCGGCGCGGCACGGCGCGACTTTGAACTGCAGGAAGCAACTATTACCGACTCACGCTATCTGGATGGATTAAGCATCGTCGTGGAGGCGCCAGAAGCAGGCTCGCTTAATATTGGCACGCCGGTCCTGTTTCGCGGTATCGAAGTGGGAACCGTCACCGGAATGTCCCTGGGGTCGCTCTCCGATCGCGTGATGATCACCCTGCGCATCAGTAAGCGTTACCAACATCTGGTGCGTAATAACTCCGTATTCTGGCTCGCCTCCGGCTATAGTCTCGACTTTGGTCTGACTGGCGGCGTGGTGAAAACGGGGACATTTAATCAATTCATCCGCGGCGGTATCGCCTTCGCTACGCCACCAGGTACGCCGCTGGCGCCAAAAGCGCAAGCCGGTAAACATTTCCTGTTACAAGAAAGCGAACCGAAAGAGTGGCGTGAATGGGGCACCGCTCTGCCACGTTAA
- the sopE2 gene encoding guanine nucleotide exchange factor SopE — protein MTKISLSSQFYRIHKSNVEPVNEKKTEKNIFAKSITAVRNSVINLSTSLSDRFSLHKQTEPSATRFHRGNASEGRAILTNKIVKDFMLHKLNSLDIQGNASKDTAYARQTCEAMLSGVYSNNKDKYCNLLISKGVSITPFLKEIGEAAQNAGLPGETKNDIFTPGGAGANPFVIPLIASASMTYPHMFINHSQQVSFKAYAEKIIMKEVTPLFNGRSMPTPQEFQLTVENIASKYLQDAS, from the coding sequence GTGACTAAAATAAGTCTGTCCTCACAATTTTATAGAATCCATAAAAGTAACGTCGAACCTGTAAACGAAAAAAAAACGGAGAAAAACATTTTTGCAAAAAGTATTACTGCCGTTAGAAATAGCGTTATCAACCTGTCTACGAGTCTGTCAGATCGTTTTAGTCTGCACAAGCAAACAGAACCGTCGGCTACCCGTTTTCATCGTGGGAACGCTTCTGAGGGTAGGGCGATATTAACCAATAAAATTGTTAAAGATTTTATGCTACACAAGCTCAATAGCCTGGATATCCAGGGTAATGCGAGTAAAGATACAGCCTATGCTCGCCAGACATGCGAAGCCATGTTATCTGGGGTGTACAGCAATAATAAAGATAAATATTGTAACTTACTCATCAGTAAAGGAGTCAGTATAACGCCTTTTCTGAAAGAGATTGGTGAGGCTGCGCAAAACGCGGGGCTACCAGGAGAAACAAAAAACGACATATTTACTCCAGGCGGGGCAGGGGCGAATCCTTTTGTCATTCCTCTTATCGCTTCAGCGAGTATGACGTATCCGCATATGTTTATAAATCATAGTCAGCAGGTGTCTTTTAAGGCATATGCTGAGAAGATCATTATGAAAGAAGTTACGCCGTTGTTTAATGGGAGGTCGATGCCGACGCCACAAGAATTTCAGTTAACTGTGGAAAATATTGCAAGTAAATACCTTCAGGATGCCTCCTGA
- the SBOV18891 gene encoding Uncharacterised protein, with translation MSKDEISYQILYRYYLEKLHCTLTRRVDNVLSFALVLFGVGVIVNVGNHLILGLCIVGISALKILFRFDTRSAQADRQSRAWLRLFNTRHHFPSDKSLFLTITSLEQDKSNVWSMLIGPAIVMTKTSLGKTPSEKLTTGEKLCAFLSGATKPRPSAHD, from the coding sequence ATGAGCAAGGATGAAATCAGTTATCAAATTCTCTACCGGTACTATCTGGAAAAACTGCACTGTACCCTTACCCGGAGAGTAGATAACGTACTGTCATTTGCTCTCGTGCTTTTCGGCGTTGGCGTCATCGTAAACGTTGGGAATCACCTTATCCTGGGGTTATGCATTGTAGGTATCTCCGCACTGAAAATACTATTCCGTTTCGACACACGGTCAGCACAGGCAGACAGGCAATCCCGCGCCTGGTTGAGACTTTTTAATACCCGGCACCACTTTCCTTCAGATAAATCGCTGTTCCTTACCATCACCTCTCTTGAGCAAGACAAGAGCAATGTATGGTCTATGCTTATTGGGCCTGCCATCGTCATGACTAAGACCTCACTCGGGAAAACGCCCAGTGAGAAACTGACGACTGGTGAAAAACTATGCGCATTTTTGAGTGGCGCTACGAAGCCGCGGCCCTCTGCTCACGACTAA
- the papD gene encoding fimbrial chaperone protein StdC encodes MNIRQTAGLLASLVLAWSSAGQAAINVDRTRIIMNGDAKAVSVGLSNESRDQPFLAQSWIEDSGGKATNILIALPPLQRIDAGKKSRVRIMRVENSGSPPLPTDRESLFYFNVREIPPAPKDKNKNILQLATQSQLKLFLRPPALAAEGNASPEKMLEVGSGGRSLTLKNPTPYYITLIWLGQSPKQKLTGFKEGTMVAPFSSLLVNGVLPAGTDRILVGNVDDYGAMRMNLFTCTAGKCMFRERIHD; translated from the coding sequence GTGAACATCAGACAGACAGCGGGACTTCTTGCCAGCCTGGTACTGGCATGGTCTTCCGCCGGCCAGGCGGCCATTAATGTGGACAGAACCCGGATAATCATGAACGGCGATGCGAAAGCAGTCTCCGTCGGGCTGAGTAATGAGAGTCGTGATCAGCCCTTTTTGGCGCAATCCTGGATAGAGGATAGCGGGGGGAAAGCAACGAATATACTGATAGCGCTGCCGCCGCTGCAGCGCATCGATGCAGGGAAAAAATCCCGGGTCAGAATTATGCGGGTGGAAAACTCAGGCTCCCCCCCGCTACCGACAGACCGGGAAAGCCTGTTTTATTTTAACGTCAGAGAAATTCCGCCTGCACCGAAGGACAAAAACAAAAATATCCTGCAGCTTGCCACTCAGAGCCAACTGAAGCTGTTTCTGCGCCCGCCCGCGCTGGCCGCGGAGGGTAACGCTTCGCCGGAAAAGATGCTGGAGGTAGGGTCCGGCGGCAGGTCACTGACGCTGAAAAATCCAACGCCATATTACATCACGCTTATCTGGCTGGGGCAAAGTCCGAAGCAGAAGCTGACAGGCTTTAAGGAAGGGACGATGGTGGCGCCGTTTTCATCTCTGCTGGTGAATGGCGTCCTACCTGCCGGTACGGACCGGATACTGGTGGGTAATGTAGATGATTACGGGGCAATGAGAATGAACCTTTTTACCTGTACGGCGGGGAAATGCATGTTCCGGGAGCGTATTCATGATTAA
- the stdA gene encoding fimbrial protein: MRNKIILAMAAVGMMGGTSAFAANTIATTDAGGGTMTFSGSVIDAPCSIVPDSQNIKVDLGQVSMKSLSAANKYSSPVPVTINLTGCSFEDLGNTPDTGATNYSKVAITFPGVLPPQGGDLTKGEIANTASNPATNVAIQLLKSDGVTPVDLSKAPIAGDITLDTSSATNKLNFFARMITVDGAASQGSVGATVTYKLKYF, encoded by the coding sequence ATGCGTAATAAAATAATACTTGCCATGGCGGCTGTAGGCATGATGGGCGGCACTTCGGCTTTTGCTGCCAACACTATTGCCACCACTGACGCTGGCGGGGGGACGATGACCTTCAGTGGCTCAGTCATTGATGCGCCGTGCAGCATTGTGCCGGACAGCCAGAACATCAAAGTAGACCTGGGTCAGGTCAGTATGAAATCACTATCAGCAGCAAACAAGTACTCCAGTCCGGTTCCAGTTACCATCAATCTGACCGGATGTTCATTTGAGGACCTCGGAAATACTCCAGACACGGGTGCCACCAACTATTCAAAAGTGGCCATCACATTCCCGGGTGTTCTGCCCCCGCAGGGAGGTGATTTAACTAAAGGAGAAATAGCAAATACTGCAAGCAATCCTGCTACTAATGTGGCTATTCAGCTTCTGAAAAGTGATGGCGTTACTCCTGTGGACCTGAGCAAGGCACCTATAGCAGGTGATATTACGCTGGATACCTCTTCGGCAACCAATAAGCTGAATTTCTTCGCACGTATGATAACCGTTGACGGAGCAGCCTCTCAGGGATCTGTCGGTGCCACAGTCACCTATAAGTTGAAATATTTCTGA
- the pphA gene encoding Serine/threonine-protein phosphatase 1, which yields MVQPEEIYQRIEGKNWRHVWVIGDIHGCFSLLMKKLRECRFDPQQDLLVSVGDIIDRGPDSLRCLALLREPWMTAVRGNHEQMALDARASSQSTLWLMNGGDWFTRLTTEQAAQAEVLFILCQRLPWILEVRCRHSTHVIAHADYPASTYQWQKKVDLHQVLWSRERLINKRGGISGADHFWFGHTPLRRRMDFANVHYIDTGAVFGGQLTLARIQ from the coding sequence ATGGTACAGCCTGAAGAGATTTATCAGCGAATAGAGGGAAAGAATTGGCGGCATGTCTGGGTGATCGGCGATATCCACGGCTGTTTTTCACTGTTAATGAAAAAGTTACGTGAGTGTCGATTTGATCCGCAACAAGACTTGCTAGTTTCTGTGGGCGATATTATTGATAGAGGCCCGGACAGTCTACGCTGCCTGGCTTTACTGCGCGAGCCCTGGATGACGGCGGTTCGCGGCAATCATGAACAAATGGCGCTGGATGCGCGGGCCTCATCGCAGTCGACGCTGTGGTTGATGAATGGTGGCGACTGGTTTACCCGCCTGACGACTGAACAGGCTGCGCAAGCTGAAGTGCTTTTTATCCTTTGTCAGCGGCTGCCCTGGATACTGGAAGTTCGCTGCCGCCATAGCACGCATGTGATCGCTCATGCTGATTATCCAGCGTCAACCTATCAATGGCAAAAAAAGGTCGATCTACATCAGGTTCTCTGGAGCCGCGAACGGCTCATAAATAAGCGCGGCGGGATTAGCGGCGCCGATCATTTTTGGTTTGGCCATACGCCGTTACGTCGGCGCATGGATTTCGCCAACGTACACTATATCGATACGGGCGCGGTATTTGGCGGGCAATTGACGTTAGCGCGGATACAATAG
- the papC gene encoding fimbrial usher protein has translation MKLTRLALLITLNILTLPIGATEFSAGFLKNSDHSSVDLSAFSRDGYVAPGDYLLDIYLNDRLIRNQYKVSVVETDDGRSRFCISPVLVAMLGLKEENRQLLAPVRGTGGQCLNLNTADSKTIYSPDNQSLSVTLPQAWMEYQNPDWVPPPRWSDGVTAVLLDYNLMANRYMPHQGDTSTSYSLYGTAGFNLGAWRLRSDYQYNRYDSGDGSVQSDFYLPQTYLFRPLPSLRSKLTLGQTYLSSAIFDSFRFAGITLASDERMLPPSLQGYAPQISGIANSNAQVTVSQNGRILYQTRVSPGPFVLPDLSQNISGNLDVTVRESDGSVRTWQVNTASVPFMARQGQVRYKMAAGRPLYGGTHNNSTASPDFLLGEATWGAFNNTSLYGGVIASIGDYQSVALGAAQNMGLLGAISVDVTRSDARLSSVSTPHQTGYSYRVNYTKTFDSTGSTLAFVGYRFSDRHFMSLQEYLARSVYDGEYLQDEKQSYSVSWNQYLSALNMNASLSMSRLSYWNADSNNNWTLSLSKSMDIGSIRSVNLSLSLSRNQTAYNLTQNQVYFSVSLPWGESRQVSYSLQKDNQGSMQQTVNYSDFHSPDTSWNISAGYNRYDRDSSNSFSGSIQSLLPWGQASADASLQPDQYRSLGLNWYGSLTATAHGAAFSQSMTGDEPRMMIDTGSVSGVPVNGNSGVTNHFGVAVVSAGSSYRPGDISVDVSRLPQGVDVSDPVISLVLTEGAVGYRHIRTSQGKQIFGHIRLADGTTPPFGAQVVSEKSGKTAGMAGDNGLVYLTGIDDSDRNNLVVTWGGRPQCRLSLPENANLSRGALLLPCR, from the coding sequence ATGAAACTGACCCGGCTGGCACTGCTAATTACTCTGAATATACTGACGTTGCCAATAGGGGCGACGGAATTTAGCGCCGGTTTTCTTAAAAACAGTGACCACAGCAGCGTGGATTTATCCGCCTTCAGCCGGGATGGCTACGTCGCGCCGGGGGATTACCTGCTTGATATTTACCTGAACGACAGACTCATTCGCAATCAGTATAAAGTCAGTGTGGTGGAGACCGACGACGGGCGATCACGGTTCTGTATCTCCCCTGTGCTGGTAGCCATGCTCGGGTTGAAAGAGGAGAACCGCCAACTGCTCGCACCCGTCAGGGGAACCGGCGGGCAGTGTCTGAACCTGAATACTGCGGACAGTAAAACAATATACAGCCCGGATAATCAGTCCTTGTCCGTTACCCTGCCCCAGGCATGGATGGAATATCAGAACCCGGACTGGGTGCCCCCACCCCGCTGGAGTGATGGCGTCACGGCAGTTCTGCTGGACTATAACCTGATGGCGAACCGGTATATGCCGCATCAGGGAGACACCTCTACCAGTTACAGCCTGTACGGTACTGCCGGATTTAACCTCGGCGCCTGGCGTCTACGCAGCGATTACCAGTACAACCGTTATGACAGCGGAGACGGCAGCGTGCAGTCTGATTTTTATCTGCCGCAAACATATCTGTTCCGCCCGCTACCGTCGCTGCGTTCCAAACTGACGCTGGGCCAGACCTATCTCAGCTCCGCCATTTTTGACTCTTTCCGTTTTGCCGGTATCACCCTGGCCAGCGATGAGCGAATGCTTCCGCCTTCCCTGCAGGGATACGCCCCGCAAATCAGCGGCATTGCCAACAGTAATGCGCAGGTGACCGTCAGCCAGAATGGTCGCATTCTGTACCAAACCCGGGTGTCGCCAGGACCGTTCGTGCTGCCGGACTTGAGTCAGAACATCAGCGGCAATCTTGACGTAACGGTGCGCGAAAGCGACGGCAGCGTCCGGACCTGGCAAGTTAACACGGCCAGTGTGCCCTTTATGGCCCGTCAGGGACAGGTGCGCTATAAGATGGCCGCTGGACGTCCGCTGTATGGCGGGACGCATAACAACAGTACGGCCAGTCCCGACTTTCTGCTCGGTGAGGCCACATGGGGAGCATTTAATAACACATCGCTGTACGGCGGCGTCATTGCCTCCATCGGCGATTACCAGTCCGTTGCGCTGGGCGCGGCGCAGAACATGGGGCTCCTCGGCGCGATATCGGTGGATGTCACCCGCTCAGATGCGCGGCTATCTTCAGTATCCACGCCGCACCAAACCGGTTACAGCTACCGCGTTAACTATACCAAAACGTTTGACAGCACTGGCAGCACCCTGGCGTTCGTCGGTTACCGTTTCTCTGATCGACACTTTATGTCCCTGCAAGAGTATTTGGCGCGCTCCGTGTATGACGGGGAGTACCTGCAGGATGAAAAGCAGAGCTACTCCGTAAGCTGGAACCAGTATCTGTCAGCCCTGAACATGAATGCCTCGCTTTCCATGAGCCGTCTCAGCTACTGGAATGCTGATTCAAACAATAACTGGACGTTGTCGCTCAGTAAGTCAATGGATATTGGGTCCATACGTAGCGTTAATCTGTCGCTCTCGCTGTCCCGTAACCAGACGGCGTACAACCTGACACAAAACCAGGTTTATTTCTCAGTCAGTCTCCCCTGGGGGGAGAGTCGCCAGGTGAGTTATAGCCTGCAAAAGGATAATCAGGGCAGTATGCAGCAGACTGTGAACTACAGCGATTTCCATAGTCCGGACACCTCATGGAACATCAGCGCTGGCTACAACCGATATGACAGAGACAGCAGTAACAGCTTCAGCGGGAGTATCCAGAGCCTTCTACCGTGGGGCCAGGCCAGCGCGGATGCCAGCCTGCAGCCCGACCAGTATCGCAGTCTGGGGTTGAACTGGTATGGCTCACTGACCGCCACGGCACATGGCGCTGCGTTCAGCCAGTCGATGACCGGGGATGAGCCACGGATGATGATTGATACCGGAAGTGTGTCCGGGGTGCCGGTTAACGGCAATAGTGGCGTGACCAACCACTTCGGGGTCGCGGTAGTCAGCGCAGGAAGCAGTTACCGCCCGGGCGACATCTCCGTGGATGTGTCCAGGCTGCCGCAGGGCGTGGATGTATCTGACCCGGTCATTAGCCTGGTACTGACAGAAGGGGCCGTCGGTTACCGGCATATCCGGACCAGCCAGGGGAAGCAGATTTTCGGGCATATCCGACTGGCTGATGGCACAACCCCGCCATTTGGCGCGCAGGTCGTATCGGAGAAAAGTGGGAAAACGGCGGGGATGGCGGGTGATAACGGTCTGGTCTACCTGACGGGCATAGATGATTCAGACCGGAATAATCTGGTCGTGACGTGGGGCGGCAGGCCGCAGTGCCGACTGTCTCTGCCGGAAAACGCGAATCTCAGCCGGGGCGCGCTACTCCTGCCCTGCCGGTGA
- the SBOV18801 gene encoding conserved domain protein, producing MMKTSVRIGAFEIDDAELHGESPGERTLTIPCKSDPDLCMQLDAWDAETSVPAILNGEHSVLFRNHYDPKSDAWVMRLA from the coding sequence ATGATGAAAACCAGTGTGCGCATTGGCGCTTTTGAAATCGACGATGCCGAATTACATGGCGAATCGCCGGGAGAGCGAACGTTAACTATTCCCTGTAAATCCGATCCGGATTTATGTATGCAACTGGACGCCTGGGACGCCGAAACCAGTGTTCCCGCCATTCTCAACGGGGAACATTCCGTTTTGTTCCGTAATCATTACGATCCTAAGTCTGATGCCTGGGTTATGCGTCTTGCCTGA
- the yebW gene encoding putative secreted protein, which produces MFALVLFVCYLEGGCEDIVVDIYDTEQRCLYSMDDQRIRHGGCFPVEDFIDGFWRPAQQYSDF; this is translated from the coding sequence ATGTTCGCGCTGGTACTTTTTGTGTGTTACCTGGAGGGAGGATGCGAGGATATCGTTGTAGACATCTACGATACCGAGCAGCGCTGTCTTTATTCGATGGACGATCAACGTATTCGCCACGGCGGCTGTTTTCCGGTGGAGGATTTTATCGACGGCTTCTGGCGACCTGCGCAGCAATATAGCGACTTTTAA